One part of the Eucalyptus grandis isolate ANBG69807.140 chromosome 10, ASM1654582v1, whole genome shotgun sequence genome encodes these proteins:
- the LOC104422481 gene encoding E3 ubiquitin-protein ligase SDIR1 isoform X2, giving the protein MSFAYRGNRADIESGFPGFIHERPTLRIHGHRPNSNSLAFLVTVLLLFMVLNSHQMSSNFLLWLVVGVFLLATSLRMYATCQQLQAQARAHAAAASGLLGHTELRVHMPPSIAFATRGRLQGLRLQLALLDREFDDLDYDTLRALDSENVSTTPSMSEEEINALPVHKYKVSGVQRDGSSLQKASSSSGSELKQESRNVDTSIKALEDELTCSICLEQVNRGELLRSLPCLHQFHANCIDPWLRQQGTCPVCKFKLGTAWQESRDSESDGSDMV; this is encoded by the exons ATGAGCTTTGCATATAGAGGAAACAGAGCAGATATTGAAAGTGGATTTCCAGGATTTATACATGAACGGCCAACTCTG CGTATCCATGGACATCGGCCAAATTCCAATTCCTTGGCTTTTCTGGTAACAG TGCTTTTGCTGTTCATGGTGTTGAACTCTCATCAGATGTCGTCCAACTTCCTG CTATGGCTTGTCGTTGGTGTCTTTCTGCTGGCTACAAGCCTGCGGATGTATGCTACTTGTCAGCAACTTCAAGCTCAAGCCCGAGCTCATGCGGCAGCTGCCAGTGGCTTGCTTGGCCATACTGAATTGCGTGTCCACATGCCACCATCAATTGCATTTGCTACCAGAGGACGGCTACAAGGATTGAGGCTCCAGCTTGCTCTGCTTGATcgtgaatttgatgatttag ATTATGATACCTTGAGAGCACTGGACTCTGAAAACGTATCCACAACTCCTTCTATGAGTGAGGAGGAGATAAATGCCCTACCTGTTCATAAATACAAGGTTTCTGGTGTCCAGAG AGATGGCTCCTCGCTACAAAAAGCATCGTCTTCTTCGGGTTCTGAG CTGAAGCAAGAGAGCAGAAATGTGGATACAAGTATCAAAGCCCTGGAGGATGAATTGACTTGTAGCATATGCTTGGAGCAGGTCAACAGAGGCGAGCTTCTTCGTAGCTTGCCATGTTTGCATCAG TTCCATGCTAACTGCATTGATCCTTGGCTGCGACAACAGGGCACGTGCCCTGTCTGTAAATTCAAGCTTGGCACAGCATGGCAGGAAAGCAGGGATAGCGAGTCGGATGGATCGGATATGGTTTAA
- the LOC104422481 gene encoding E3 ubiquitin-protein ligase SDIR1 isoform X1, whose product MSFAYRGNRADIESGFPGFIHERPTLRIHGHRPNSNSLAFLVTAVLLLFMVLNSHQMSSNFLLWLVVGVFLLATSLRMYATCQQLQAQARAHAAAASGLLGHTELRVHMPPSIAFATRGRLQGLRLQLALLDREFDDLDYDTLRALDSENVSTTPSMSEEEINALPVHKYKVSGVQRDGSSLQKASSSSGSELKQESRNVDTSIKALEDELTCSICLEQVNRGELLRSLPCLHQFHANCIDPWLRQQGTCPVCKFKLGTAWQESRDSESDGSDMV is encoded by the exons ATGAGCTTTGCATATAGAGGAAACAGAGCAGATATTGAAAGTGGATTTCCAGGATTTATACATGAACGGCCAACTCTG CGTATCCATGGACATCGGCCAAATTCCAATTCCTTGGCTTTTCTGGTAACAG CAGTGCTTTTGCTGTTCATGGTGTTGAACTCTCATCAGATGTCGTCCAACTTCCTG CTATGGCTTGTCGTTGGTGTCTTTCTGCTGGCTACAAGCCTGCGGATGTATGCTACTTGTCAGCAACTTCAAGCTCAAGCCCGAGCTCATGCGGCAGCTGCCAGTGGCTTGCTTGGCCATACTGAATTGCGTGTCCACATGCCACCATCAATTGCATTTGCTACCAGAGGACGGCTACAAGGATTGAGGCTCCAGCTTGCTCTGCTTGATcgtgaatttgatgatttag ATTATGATACCTTGAGAGCACTGGACTCTGAAAACGTATCCACAACTCCTTCTATGAGTGAGGAGGAGATAAATGCCCTACCTGTTCATAAATACAAGGTTTCTGGTGTCCAGAG AGATGGCTCCTCGCTACAAAAAGCATCGTCTTCTTCGGGTTCTGAG CTGAAGCAAGAGAGCAGAAATGTGGATACAAGTATCAAAGCCCTGGAGGATGAATTGACTTGTAGCATATGCTTGGAGCAGGTCAACAGAGGCGAGCTTCTTCGTAGCTTGCCATGTTTGCATCAG TTCCATGCTAACTGCATTGATCCTTGGCTGCGACAACAGGGCACGTGCCCTGTCTGTAAATTCAAGCTTGGCACAGCATGGCAGGAAAGCAGGGATAGCGAGTCGGATGGATCGGATATGGTTTAA